CGTGGTCAATATTGATAGTATCCACAACGTCTTTTTATTACAACGGGGATAAtgtgttgtataattatatatattttattaaaaaatcagGAGGCgggagaccaaaattttaaattttaaattcaaaatttttttattgaagcccCTTAATTGGTAAGAATTTCAATTTAGGTTTGATTCTATGCTTCATGATTTAGGTTTTACAATTTATTCTCTTAATTTTCTATGTGAAGTATTGGTTGATACTTGATAGTGCTTTTCTCCCGTTAAGCCTCTCGAATTCAGTTGGTGCAGATACCAAATTGGAACGATGGGTAGAATTTTGTTCGCATAAATGTTCTTCCTTCagtccttttattttattttatttaattaacttGGCTTCCTTAAATATTTTGTGTTGTTCAATTTCAATGTGATAGTTGATCCTCGGGTTCAGCATTTGATACATGTCGATCCCCTACCTGTCTTAGTAGTTTAATATATCCCTTGCACAATTGGCACTTGGACATTTTGTTATCACTTAGATGATGGATTGCTTGCCTTTTGGGAATTGACTTtagggaattttaacaaaaagctcatggtactgttcatttggattaaatttttTCATGTATCATGTCCTTGAGTTGAGACATGAGTTTTGCTTTgtaacatatatattttttcttgttttatctCATAAGTGGTTGGTGGTTCTAATTTACGAGGGTCCATAACTCTAATGTCAACTATTATATTTACCGGTAACTGCGAATTTGAACTTTGAAGTGTGTGCATAGGCGAGCAATTGCACATTTGAAAGGATTTTGTTTCGAGGTGTTCAAGGAAAACTAAAGTCTTCTAAGTAACAATTTCCTTGTAAATTTCATATTTCTTAGGTTAGCTTGTAGGtttttgttgaccctaaaaactaccaagacTACGTGACgtgcaggccgagtaactaatgagctaacaaCATCCTTCGGTTGCGtgcggggtgtgccaactcgtcagccgagctcggccggtgggtaaaatttgttgatgttgcgttgggtgcgctactgacttcttgattttgcgattgcggccgaggaaggaacatgtcttGTCCTTcaagttctagagcctgaagacaaggctgctagatctgtgaagttcaatatcaaattcagctcTCAGGGTACCGAATCTAgaaacctggtaacacctcactttaccgagaaggctgatgagatgacctctgccaataaggatttgaaaatccttctcgattgagacttggatagataactagtTGGCCTCGtcgcaatgttgtttatccaaactgaaggtgcttcacggtcggctgattctatggcaacagtgttgtttatccaaactgaaggtgttcgtCGGTtaccttcacagtgttgtttatccaaactgaagatgtgttggcgaaaaagaaagtaaaaatctcaaggttgttgagaggtttcgcgtagagcgaaaGTTTGagcatggtaatttgtgtgttgagttggagaggCTTTTTCTGTTGCCACTGCATCTATATTTATAGGGACAAGTACGTGGTTGATAAACTTTGAAGTTCCACCACACTACTAAAATTCTTTCACTGTTCAAACCTTGGTCAAATCATAATCTCGTTAGTGTAATCCGCATGCATCTTTATCATGTGCCCATCACTGTTTAAACAATATTTCATGATGAGGCCATGTGCTTGATGAGATGTATTTCTATCTCAAATGGGACTCTAGATTGATAACAATGAGCCATGTGGGCTTGTCTTTGCTTCACATGTTGCATGCATGCCTATCTTCATGAAATCTTCATTAATTCACGTGGAAATTTATATTGATGAGATGTGTTTCTTCCATATGATGCCATTTGACAAGACTCTTAGCAGGATGCCAAGGATATTCGGTCCCACCATAACCtttattcatgcatgcaagCCAACATTCTGCCACATCACATCACCATTTCCTTATCCCATACGTAGGCTAAAGCCTATCATGACCATCACATCCCAGCCATGCCATGTGATAAGAGTCCCAACTCGAACTATGTTGTTTACTTCTAGATCGCAGATATAGTTTGCATCCCATTTATCTTGGATAGGAAAACGTTAAGATAATTccttattaaaagataattattatgataaatcAATAATAATATCCTTTACcaataacaaaattatcttcatTTTCTCATTCCATGGTCTAAAATTCTACTCATTCAACGGTTTAAAATTCTGCCCATTCAATGGCCTCGATTACTCGAGCCGATAGTGTAAAATCGGGTGCAAACATTGCCTTCCAGTTTCATTAAGCTTTGGCTCATAAGCCGAATGGTCAAGGAAATTATTTGTCAACGCATATCAAAATTTGTTGATATGCTTTAATGATCCGGTCAAGGAGTTTGTTATACCTTTCGGCCggtgagtaaaatttgttgatgttacaTTGGGTGTGCTGctaacttcttgatcttgcaatTGCAGCCGAAgaaggaacacatctcggccttcgggttctagagcctaaagacaaggctactagttctgcgaagttcaatatcaaattcggctctcAGGGTGTCAAAtatagtaacctggtaacacctcacttcacgtagaaggctgatgagatgacctctgaaaataaggatttgaaaatccatctcgaccgagacttggatagataaccaatcgGCCTCAtcgcagtgttgtttatccaaaatgAAGGTGTTTCGCGGTGGGCTGATTCTATGGAcaatagtgttgtttatccaaactgaatccaaactgaaggtgtttcgcagtcggctgattctacggacaacagtgttgtttatccaaactgaaggtgttcgccggttgccttcacagtgctgtttatccaaactgaaaatgtgttggtgaaaaagaaaataaaaatctcaagattgttgagaggtttcgcgtagagcgagagtttgcgcagggcagtttgtatGTTGAGTTAGAAAGGCTTTTTCCATTGCCACTGCCTCTATATTTATAGGGACGAGTACGCGGTTGATAAACTTTGAAGTTCCACCACGctactaaaactctttcacTATTCAAACCTTAGTCAAATCATAATCTCTTTAGTGTAATCCGCATGCATCTTTATCATGTGCCCATCACTATTTAAACAATATTTCATGATGAGGCCATGTGCTTGATGAGATGTGTTTCTATCTCAAATGGGACTCTAGGTGGATAACAAAGAGCCACGTAGGCTTGTCTCTACTTCACATGTTGCATGCATGCCTATCTTCATGCAATCTTCATTAATTCACATGGAAATTTATATTGATGAGATGTGTTTCTTCCATGTGATGCCATTTGACAAGACTCTTGGCAGGATGCCAAGGATATTCGGTCCCACCATAACCTTTATTCATACATGCAAGCCAACATTCTACCACATCACATCACCATTTCCTTATCCTAGCCATGCCATGTGATAAGAGTCCCAACTCAAACTGTGTTGTTTACTTCCAAATCGCAGATATAGTTTGCATCCCATTTATCTTGGATAGGAAAATGTTAAGATAATTccttattaaaagataattattatgataaatcAATAATAATATCctttaacaataacaaaattatcttcacttTCTCATTCAACGGTCTAAAATTCTGCTCATTCAACGGCCTCGATTACTCGGGCCAATAGTGTAAAATCGGGCGCAAACAATTGTATATGTGACTTTTGTTGTAATTTAGTGTAATGCTTGTACATAATTCTATTTGAATATGTGACTATTTAAAAAGTTATTGTATTATAGTTAATTAGCAATTTTTTGGGTATttctaatattatttttaattaaaatgttttttatttttttatttttagaaaattttttacAATGGGCATTGGCCTTGGACAATTAATGATTCACAACAGTTTTAGCATGTGGTGTTAGGTTACAATTTACCACGGGTCATGTATGTGATTATTTGCTTATTGACATCGTACTTTGCCCGTGGTAAAAACCCGAACTTTTTATCacatccaaaatattaactGGCAAAGTGTCTGTGGTGGATTTCGATCTACAATAGGCATCCATTATGGTTGATGACCTTTTTTCTCCTAGTATAAAGGTCATTTGCTTTTTGGAGAAGAGATAAATtggagggaaaagagagaaatcAGAGTGGAAAtaaggaagagagaaggataTGGATGAAATTGTTTCGCGTACTCATTCGTTCTGTTCGTATTAAGCTTGCTCATACACTGTATGTACACGACATGCACATGTTATGCTCACAAATCTGAGCTCAAACCCATAGCTCAGAACTCTCTCTTCGAAATCAGAAAAATGATGCATTCAGATAAATGACCTAAACTTTATATGAAGAATCGAAAATTcattaatttgaatttggtatcaaatttgatTGAGTTCAAATATTTCAAGGATTTAAAAATTGCAGTTTGAATGGGCACAAAAGAACCCAATTGAATCAAAGAAAATTGTTTCACGAACTCGTCGCCTACCtataaatcaaaggaaaaagtagTAAACTACATTAATGAGAAGAGTATCAAAGATGTAAATACGCATCATATACATTATATGTGCACCACATGCACATAATATGTACAATACATGCACATAACATGTCCAgtacatgcacatgatatgcacaTAACAAGAGAAACTTTAACGGCAACATATTGGTATAGTGGAtacaattaaaatataattgttacGTATATATGGTTACAATGACAATTTGAAAAGTCTTGTTACGTATATCAACCACTGCTTAATCAGGCACATGGAAAACATGATACTCGTTGTCGTTATTTCATGGACATGCATGACCATTAACGTCCTCTaagctttttttaattttgtttttcgccgAGGCCAACTAGGTTGTTGTCATACTTGCCAAATTCCGGGGCACAACATACGTGCATCATAACTAGTGAACATTCCTGCTTCTCATATTAAGATGTAGCCATGCACACCATATGCACATGACAGAAAAATTTTCACAATTTTCTGCAATTGGACACTTGAACCTGAAATTGTTCCATCCCAGTTTTGTAGCAtgtcaaaacttgaaatttattcCAGAACCAATACGCcccaacatgaaacacaaaccctaatttaacttATAAGTATTAATTCATCTTACAAACAACCCATTTATTTCATGAATCATTGATGAAGGAACTTGGAACTAAACATTGTACCTTACTATGCATGTCGAAGCTTTAGTTGCCGGAAAAAATGAAACTTTCTggccaaaacagaaaatatggtacaaaatccagctcactcttctcacctctctctcACATCCCTTTATTCGATATTAGAGGTATGAggtcaacccaaaacccaactcATTCCCTCTCTTCGAAATTGGAGCTCAGAGATCTGAGCTCAACCCAGAAACCCAGAGCTCACAAAGCTCTCTTGACATCCCTCTCTTCTAAATGTGAACAATGATGCAATGTGTTGGTgatttttagtatttatatgcgagtattttagtaattttggttttgtgcATGGTGTGCATGGCTTGTGAATGATTGGTTCGTCCTATTTCTGTCCCAAGATTAATGAATTGTCCCATTTTGGGGTATTTCCCAAGTATATAATGGCATAAGGAAATATAAAAATACATAGCTATGTGTATAACTATTGACTTTGTATCAAAATTATTAGAAACCTACATTTGAGTGTCGTAACAATGATGTGATACAATTTTTTCCGAATATGAGAACACAGTCATGGACTATGTAAATGAAtgtatgataatttttttaagcTTCTTTTTTATAATTCCATGATTGTAAATCCTTGACTCCGCCACTGCAGCAGCAAAACTTATTATCTAGTACGAACTCGGACGAATGCTAAGTTCCATTAGAAAACTTCAGCTTATATTATTTGAGTCTCAAGCAAAAAGTTGAGTGTCGAATTGGATAATGTGGAATTTGTGGCTATAAAGAGTGGAACTTTTAATTTATGGCTGTACGCAGTGCAGCTTTTATCTTTTGGTCTCTTGCCAATATTAACGTGAAACGTACATTCTAGGGAGAAAATCCTCATGTGAAGTACGAAGTATCAAATATTAAATCCACATTATTACTGCcaaccctattgcataattcaCAGGTGTAATAATCTGGTCAGCAATCGAAGTATCAAATATTAAATCCACATTATTACTGCcaaccctattgcataattcaCAGGTGTAATAATCTGGTCAGCAATCGTGACAATTCATGTACCTATTTCCATCTTTGAGATTTTCCATGATCCTCTCGAGTGCCATTGGATATTCCGAGTTTTTGACCATTAGATCTGTgataaaaaaaacactaaaaccaaaatccaaCGGTTCAAATGCTCAAAATACCATGTAGTTTAGAGCACTGTGGAATTTTTGTTCCATCTTCATCATGCACTCATTTTCCCTATATAAAACACAATAGCCCTTACAAGTATCAGCTGGGAAGAACAATATTAATGAAGAAGGTTATGGCTTGTGAGAACAAGAAGATACTGATATTTGGAGCCACAGGGTACCTAGGCAAGTACATGGTGAAAGCAAGCGTTTCATTGGGCCATCCAACCTATGCTTACGCCCGATCAATCAAACCCAGCACTCACCCTTCCAAGCTTGAGCTGCATAAAGAATATGAAGCCATGGGAGTCACCATCTTCcaagtaattaattatatatataaatatatattactTATGCTAATTAACCTCTCATTTCTTAATTGGCTAAACTCTACTAATTCACTGCTCATATTTCGTATATAGCTAATCAATTTAATGTTTAGGAGAACCAATTTGATATGTTGTGAACTGGACAGGGTGAACTCGATGAGCACGAAAAGCTAGTCGCAGTGCTTCGACAAGTTGACATTGTAATATCTACATTGCCTATTCCTCAGCTTCTTCAACAGTTCAAAATTATCAACGCCATCAAAGATGCTGGAAATATAAAGGTGAAAATATATGTGAAAAATGTTCTTTCACGTTGACTGTGAATCTGAACCATGATTATGTGGATATTCTTGGTTACATCAGTCAAGttcatttcatatatatgttcGTGTCTAACTGCGTACAACATATATATGTTGGGACTATGAAATCAGAGATTTATTCCGGCAGAGTTTGGAGATGATCCAGAAAGAGCAAGCGCGCTGCCGCCTTTCGAGGCTATACATGAGAATAGAAGGGTGATTAGAAGGGCGACTGAAGCAGCAGGAATTCCGTACACTTATGTGTGTGCAAACTCATTTGCTGCATATTTTGTTGATTATTTGCTTCATCCTCGTGAAGAACTTGAGGAAGTCATTGTTTATGGCACTGGTGAAGCCAAGGGTAAGTATGCAAGTGTTGCACTTTACTTCTGAACCACAAATGCACTATTTTCCTAGCTAGTAGAATGttacttgttttttttatttttatttttttttgtttatttatataaaaataatttacacCGGTTACGTCgcttgagaaatgaaatgaatagTATTTTGCCCCAGTGAAGTTGGTGATCGCTAAGGACttgtttgataaattttttgtttttcgtaTCTTAATTTAGTTCACACTTTTTTTTGCTAGAAATAGCATGAAAGTGTATGAAAATAATAAGGTGCGAAGAAATATGGCAAAGAGGGAGGAGGTAGCAGTAGAATGTATGAAACGGAGACGTTATTGATAATCACAAATATAACTGTTAAAAACAATACATTTTGTGGTCACACATGCTCAGTGTCTAGGTTGAGACTCATAGACACATCTTAGTTCAACGggattatttttcttctcttcgtGGTTGTAATTTACATTCTTGTTTCGACCAACAAAAAGGGTATATTGTTGAATTCATTTATCTTACATAGGAAATGTATAGTTGAAAAACCAATATGCAATACAATAATTTTGATGTTCTTTGTGTTCCTTATTCTCTTATTTTGGATGTCTATAGCTGTGTTGAATTACGAGGAAGATATAGCCACCTACACAATAAAAGCAGCAACAGATCCAAGGGCAGCCAATCACGTTCTCACTTGTAAACCGCAACGAAACATTATATCTCAGCTGGATTTGATTTCTTGTTGGGAAAAGAAGAAAGGACGGATGCTCAGAAGGATTCATATCCCAGAACAAGAAATCCTCAATCACTCTAAGAGTAAGAATATTTCTAATCTGTATACAACCGCATATATGAAAGTAAAGATTACAGATTCATACATTATACCTTTCTCTATGGATATACAGATTATGTTTCTTGCACTTTTTCTTTGATACGTTAGAAGAAATCAAACTTAGCCCTAACATAATCCTAATTCCTAAGTCGTTACCGCACCCTTCCTCACCACTTCAATTAACCACTATGACTTAATTACCATCTAATTCAACCTGATAATCAAACAATTCTTACagtaataaacaaaataatgtcACTAACTAGTTTGATTTTGTGAATCAAATGGATGGTGATGAtctcaattattattatttgtttttttaaagcATTTTGCTTCATTTTCTTGTAGCTCTTCCTCCCCCAGACAATATACGTGCAGCAATCATTCACAGCTTATTCATCAAAGGTCAAATGAGGATTGAACACACAGCAAACAACCTAGaggcctcagaattatatcccGATTACAACTACACTTCCATTGATAACTTCCTTGATATTTGCTTGGTTGATCCTCCCAAGCCAAAATTAGCAACATTGTAAGTA
This window of the Malus domestica chromosome 03, GDT2T_hap1 genome carries:
- the LOC103424993 gene encoding isoeugenol synthase 1, whose product is MLKIPCSLEHCGIFVPSSSCTHFPYIKHNSPYKYQLGRTILMKKVMACENKKILIFGATGYLGKYMVKASVSLGHPTYAYARSIKPSTHPSKLELHKEYEAMGVTIFQGELDEHEKLVAVLRQVDIVISTLPIPQLLQQFKIINAIKDAGNIKRFIPAEFGDDPERASALPPFEAIHENRRVIRRATEAAGIPYTYVCANSFAAYFVDYLLHPREELEEVIVYGTGEAKAVLNYEEDIATYTIKAATDPRAANHVLTCKPQRNIISQLDLISCWEKKKGRMLRRIHIPEQEILNHSKTLPPPDNIRAAIIHSLFIKGQMRIEHTANNLEASELYPDYNYTSIDNFLDICLVDPPKPKLATLT